TCAGGGGGAACGGTCGCCGTGAGCGCGGTGAGTTCGCTGGTGACGACGGTGCGGGAGGCGGCCAGTTGTTCCTTGCCCTCGGGCGTGAGGCGAAGGACGGACGAGCGGCGGTCCTGGGGGTGCGCGACCCGCACGCACCAGCCCGCGGCCACCAGTCGATCGACGGCCTTGCTGACGGCTCCCACTGTGATGGCCAGCTCGCCGACGATGTCGAGCACGCGGCATTCCGGCACGCGGTCGATGATCTCCAGAAACTCGAACTGCCCCAGGCCCAGATCTTGTTCGGTGCGCAGCCGGGCGTTCACCGCGTTGTAGAGCCGGGTCTCGACGCGGACGAGATCAGTGAAGATCGATGTGATGTGGCTCACGACACCTCCGATAGATTCCTAGGAATCATCTTCCTTGGAATGTGGTTAACTCTGAGAGATTGATTCCTGGGAATCCATCTTCTCATCCTGATCACTGGAGGCCACCATGTCCCGACAGCAGCGCGAGGCTCTGGATGCCCTGCTCCGTTCCGCTCCGCGCGGCGGGACGCCGCCCACTGTCGAGGAGCAGCGCAGCGGTTTCGCCGCAGCTCTGACCAGGCCCGCGCCGGACGGCGTGGTCACCCGCACGACCGTCCTGGGCGGGCGGCCGGCCCTGGAGCTGATACCGGCCGAACTCTCCGGCCGCGGCCGGCTGCTCTACCTGCACGGCGGCGGCTACGTCGTCGGCTCACCCCACACCCACGCCGGGCTCGCCGGTGAACTGGCCCTGCGCACCGGGCTGCGAGCGGTGTCGGTGGACTACCGGCTGGCGCCAGAGCACCCCTTCCCCGCGGCCGTCGACGACGGGCTCGCTGCCTACCGCGAGCTGCTGGCAACGGGTACCGACCCGCGGGAACTCGTCGTGGCCGGCGACTCCGCCGGTGGCGGTCTGAGCATCGCCACCCTACTCGCGGCCCGCGAGGCCGGACTCCCGCAACCAGCCGCCCTGGTCACCTTCTCCCCGTGGGCCGACCTCACCCTCACCGGGGAGAGCATGCGCTCCAAAGAGGATGCCGACCCCATCTTCACCGAGGCCGACGTACGCGCCTATGCCGATCTGTACGCCGCCTCGGCCGACCGCACACACCCCCTGGCGAGCCCGGTGCTCGCCGACCTCACCGGGCTGCCCCCACTGCTCGTGCAGGTCGGAGCCAACGAGGTGCTGCTCGACGACGCCGTCCGGCTGGCTGGCCGTGCGGGCGCCGACGACGTCGACGTCACGCTCGAAATCGGGCCCGGCCTTCCCCACGTCTTCCAGCTCAACTACGGCCGGCTCGACGAGGCGGACGCCGCACTCGACCGCGCCGCCCGCTTCCTCACCACACACCTGGGCGTCGAGCGCCTCGAACTCGCCCACTGACGCCTGCCGACCGGGAGGACGTCGCCCGATTCCACACATCCTGCTGCCGGGGAACTCCAGGGGGCCGAAGGGAATCTCTTCGGGTAAAGCGAAGAGCCTTGGCCCTCGCCGGCCTCCAGACAGCTCTCCAGCACGACGGCATGCCGCCGGACATCAACGACAGCCGAGAAAATGCCGCGCGCCTTCACGTGCGCCGGCTACGGATAACCGCGGAGCGGGCGGGCGCGACGGTCATGGCCACGCGGGTCAGCGGGCCCGCCTGGGCCGACGTGCGAAGGAGGACCTGGGCGGGCTCCACCCGCCGGCCTGCCAGGCCGGCGCGCGTGTACAGGGCGGCCACGCTGTACCTGGTGCGGGAGCTCGGATCCCGCTTGCAGCAAGGTGCAGTGCCAGGAGCGCAGGCGGCGGAATCAGAAGTGAGCCGGGGCCGGCCGCGCGGAGCCTGCAGGGGTCAAAGGTGGCGTCGGCGTCGGCGGCCGGGCGCCTGTGTCGGGAATGATCCCGGAACCGGGACCAAGTCCCCGCCGACCCCGACCCCGACCCCGACCCCGACCTGACCGTCCGGCTGACCTGCCCGCGCGCTCGCCTCGACCAGAACCCCGACACGGGGGAGTGGACGCTCGCCGCCGCCGGCACCGCGTGGGACTTCGCCGCCCCCCGCAGGCCCCCTCCTCACCCGGCTGACAACCGGGCAGCCGGCCACGCTCGGCGAACTCGCCCAACAGGCGGGCCTGCCCGCCGCCGACGTCG
Above is a window of Streptomyces sp. NBC_01426 DNA encoding:
- a CDS encoding MarR family winged helix-turn-helix transcriptional regulator, with amino-acid sequence MSHITSIFTDLVRVETRLYNAVNARLRTEQDLGLGQFEFLEIIDRVPECRVLDIVGELAITVGAVSKAVDRLVAAGWCVRVAHPQDRRSSVLRLTPEGKEQLAASRTVVTSELTALTATVPPDELNRIASTLAALRATLEAGSLGQPG
- a CDS encoding alpha/beta hydrolase, with the protein product MSRQQREALDALLRSAPRGGTPPTVEEQRSGFAAALTRPAPDGVVTRTTVLGGRPALELIPAELSGRGRLLYLHGGGYVVGSPHTHAGLAGELALRTGLRAVSVDYRLAPEHPFPAAVDDGLAAYRELLATGTDPRELVVAGDSAGGGLSIATLLAAREAGLPQPAALVTFSPWADLTLTGESMRSKEDADPIFTEADVRAYADLYAASADRTHPLASPVLADLTGLPPLLVQVGANEVLLDDAVRLAGRAGADDVDVTLEIGPGLPHVFQLNYGRLDEADAALDRAARFLTTHLGVERLELAH